One part of the Streptomyces sp. NBC_00286 genome encodes these proteins:
- a CDS encoding DUF58 domain-containing protein codes for MALTGRAALIAALSTLPVGIWAPGWSGILAVNIPLALACACDFALAAPVRRLGLTRSGDTSVRLGEAADVTLTVTNPTGRPLRARIRDAWPPSSWQPGTEVTASRHRLTIPPGERRRITTRLRPTRRGDRQADSVTIRSYGPLGLLARQGTHNVPWTVRVLPPFTSRKHLPSKLARLRELDGRTSALTRGEGTEFDSLREYVPGDDTRSIDWRATARQTTVAVRTWRPERDRHILLVLDTGRTSAGRVGDAPRLDASMDAALLLAALASRAGDRVDLLAYDRRVRAQVQGRAAGDVLPSLVNAMARLEPELVETDARGLTATALRTAPRRSLIVLLTSLDAAPIEEGLLPVFSRLTQRHTVLVASVADPHIEHMATARGNTDAVYEAAAAAQAQTERHRTAEQLIRHGVTVVDATPNDLPPALADAYLALKAAGRL; via the coding sequence ATGGCACTCACCGGACGCGCCGCCCTCATCGCGGCCCTCAGCACTCTCCCTGTCGGCATCTGGGCCCCCGGCTGGTCAGGCATCCTCGCCGTGAACATCCCCCTGGCCCTCGCCTGCGCCTGCGACTTCGCCCTGGCCGCACCCGTACGCCGCCTTGGCCTGACCCGCTCCGGAGACACCTCCGTACGCCTCGGCGAAGCCGCCGATGTCACCCTCACGGTCACCAACCCGACGGGCCGCCCCCTACGCGCCCGCATCCGCGACGCCTGGCCCCCCAGCAGCTGGCAGCCCGGCACGGAAGTCACCGCATCCCGCCACCGACTGACGATTCCCCCGGGCGAACGCCGCCGCATCACGACCCGTCTGCGCCCCACCCGCCGCGGCGACCGCCAGGCAGACAGCGTCACCATCCGCTCGTACGGCCCTCTCGGCCTCCTCGCCCGCCAGGGCACCCACAACGTCCCCTGGACCGTACGCGTCCTGCCCCCGTTCACCAGCCGCAAGCACCTCCCGTCAAAGCTGGCCCGCCTCCGCGAACTCGACGGCCGCACCAGCGCCCTGACCCGCGGCGAGGGCACCGAATTCGACAGCCTCCGCGAGTACGTCCCCGGGGACGACACCCGCTCCATCGACTGGCGCGCCACCGCCCGGCAGACCACGGTCGCTGTACGCACCTGGCGCCCCGAACGCGACCGCCACATCCTGCTGGTCCTCGACACAGGCCGTACCTCGGCGGGCCGCGTGGGCGACGCCCCACGCCTCGACGCCTCCATGGACGCCGCCCTGCTCCTGGCTGCCCTCGCCTCCCGAGCCGGCGACCGCGTGGACCTCCTCGCGTACGACCGCCGGGTACGTGCCCAGGTGCAGGGCCGGGCCGCGGGCGATGTCCTCCCCTCCCTGGTGAACGCCATGGCCCGCCTCGAACCGGAACTCGTCGAGACAGACGCACGCGGCCTCACCGCCACCGCCCTCCGCACAGCCCCACGCCGTTCCCTGATCGTGCTTCTCACCAGCCTCGACGCGGCCCCCATCGAGGAGGGCCTGCTTCCCGTATTCTCCCGCCTCACCCAGCGCCATACAGTCCTGGTTGCCTCAGTGGCTGACCCACACATAGAGCACATGGCCACGGCAAGGGGAAACACAGATGCCGTGTACGAGGCCGCAGCAGCAGCCCAAGCTCAGACAGAACGCCATCGCACCGCCGAACAACTCATCCGCCATGGCGTCACAGTCGTGGACGCCACACCGAACGATCTTCCTCCGGCTTTGGCGGACGCTTATCTGGCCCTCAAAGCAGCGGGACGCCTTTAA